GATTTTTGGATTAAACCGGGCGGTAAAGTCACAGTCAGCGTACTGTCTTGAAAGAGTAATTGCCTCATTTACCGGGCTTATGAGTATATCCAGGGTAGAATTAAAGCCAAGTATTATCTCCTGATATGAACCCTGGAGTTTTCCAGGGGTTCCCCGTGCAGAGAGGTCACCTGCTGCTGCTTTTGATGAGATCTTCTGGAGTTCGTTGATCACAGTTGTAAGAGAAGTAAGGGTGTTTGAAAGTGCAGGAGAAATCTGGTCGGTTTCACCCTGACTCGTGATTGAAGAGGTGAGATCGCCGGCTGCTATGCGATGCATGGTCTCAACAACATTATGTTCAAGATAATCACTGAACTGGTCAAACATTGTGGCCATTTCACCAATCTCGTCTTTCCTGGAAAGTCGCAATCTTGCACCAATGTCCCCGGTTTTCATCAGTTTAAACTGGTTTATGACCTGATGAAGGGGGTTGGTGATACCCTTAGTCAGGAAAACTGCTATTGCAAGAGCAATGATTGCAACAATAATTCCAGTGCCAACCATTAATGGAATAATACGGTCTTTTTCTGCATGTCCTGCCTCAGCAATATTCTTTGAATCAACAAGAATACCCTGCTTGAGGGAGGCGAATGTATCAGCCGTAGCCCGCCTGGTATTTGCATGCTGTCCTCCGTTTGCGATAGATGTCAGGGCATCGTTGGTTTTTCCATCCTCAAGAAGGGAAAAGACATTTTTTGCAGCAGATTTGTAATCAGCCCACTGGGTTTCAAATAATGTGAGATTTGCCTGCTGCTCGGGACTGAGTGATTCCTGCTTGAGTTTACTAATAAGGTTGTCTATGGTTTGAATCTCGGTCTGCATTCTTTCCAGGTCCTGCGGCCTTTCAGCAGGAACTGAAAACGTCCGGAAAACAAGGGCACGAATTGAGTTGAGTGAGGTTTCAATGCTTGTAACTTCATAAAGAGGGACAGTTCCATCAGAGTAGACTTTGTCCATCTCATTGCCTATGGCATTCATACCAAAAAAACCAATAAGCCCTATTGAAGACATGAGGATTACTACAAGTATAAATCCACATATGAGCCTGGTTCCAATTGGGATGTCATTAATTTTCTCTAAATTCCTATGCATATTTTACCAAATATCCTTGTATCTCTAACTTATCGAATCCGTTGCTAATATCTTATGTCGCTCTGTTAGGATTATGATGTTTCTGATATTGAGATATCAGAAAAATGTGGTATTACCATATTGTATATATTTATAATTGCCGTAATTGTCGTAATTGGGCAATAAAAATATGGCGTAATATCGACATAGTTAATCATCTCAGTGACAGATAACTGGTAATGAATGAGTTTTGGCGTAAGATCGTTCATATGGTCTTCGGCCTGCTTATCACGCTTTTGATATACTATGTTCCAAAAGAGAGTACCCTCATAATCCTTGGTGTAGGATTACTTGTCGGGCTCTGGTTCATCGATCTTGAGATGCGTAA
This Methanospirillum lacunae DNA region includes the following protein-coding sequences:
- a CDS encoding HAMP domain-containing methyl-accepting chemotaxis protein; this translates as MHRNLEKINDIPIGTRLICGFILVVILMSSIGLIGFFGMNAIGNEMDKVYSDGTVPLYEVTSIETSLNSIRALVFRTFSVPAERPQDLERMQTEIQTIDNLISKLKQESLSPEQQANLTLFETQWADYKSAAKNVFSLLEDGKTNDALTSIANGGQHANTRRATADTFASLKQGILVDSKNIAEAGHAEKDRIIPLMVGTGIIVAIIALAIAVFLTKGITNPLHQVINQFKLMKTGDIGARLRLSRKDEIGEMATMFDQFSDYLEHNVVETMHRIAAGDLTSSITSQGETDQISPALSNTLTSLTTVINELQKISSKAAAGDLSARGTPGKLQGSYQEIILGFNSTLDILISPVNEAITLSRQYADCDFTARFNPKIRIEGDFKDFRDALDRIGTEVSSALKVVEQQMTDLMDHSGKATSGIEDVRRGAGIIAGNAEQTEHNAEQSKEGIAQVLRAMEDLTSTITSVSTNVEAVAQSASEADRQAKTGILSTATTEEGMKSIKHSSSEAEALVKEIGDQMTEITKIIDIITDISEQTNLLALNAAIEAARAGDAGLGFAVVAGEVKELANQTGNSAQKIAAMISTLEKKSTMAVKAMEGAGEAIEYGENALKETVQAFNQLTISVEDISKNMTSVAGATEEQAASFEEITASITEMNSLVSETAKDAMNSSATAEEALSVVEMITSIITDINDSVATTTDEMKKFKVTL